The sequence CTTGACCGCCCGGGGTTGTTCCTGCGCCTGAGTGCTCTGCGTGATCAGGTCGGCCGGCTGGTCGCGCTCCCGGTACCGGTGTTCGACCCGGATGAGGTCACCGTGGAAGACGAGTATGAAGACCGACTGGCCCGGCGCGACCGCTGGGAGCGGGTGTTGATGCGTCTGGAACGTTATGTGCGGGTCGATTTCCAACGCGGCAAGGTGATCACTCCGCTACTCGACGAAGCCGAGATGCAGCGGGTGCAGCGTACTCTGCAGCTGACCCTGGAGCTGGCCCAGTGGGCCGCGCTGCGCGGCGAGAGTCAGGTTTATCGCAATAGTTTGGAGCGGGCCGACGCCATCCTGCAGCAGTTCTTTGAGCTGGATAACCCCCAGGTGCGGGCGATGCAGGGCCAGTTGGCTGGCCTGATCGATGTGCCAGTTGGTATCGAGCCGCCTGACCTGGCGCCACTGCAGCAGGGGCTGGCGGCCTACATTCAGAGTCGCCGTAGTCTGCCGACTGGTAACGCGGAGGCTGACTGATGAGCAAGAGCTATCTGGCAGTCCTGGCGGTCCTGCTGGTCGCCGCGCTGCTGGGCATGGCAGTGGCTGAAGATCCTGGCTATCTGCTGATCGCCTGGCGCAACATGTCGATTGAGACCAGTATCTGGGTTGGGGTCGGTTTTCTGCTGGCGCTGTGGTTGCTGTACGGTCTGCTGCGGGCTCTGGTTCGCCTGCTCAATGCCTCTGGCCGGCGAATCAATCCCTGGTCACGCCGCAACCGCCAGCGTCGGGCCAACGAGGTCGCTACCCGGGGTTTGCTGGAGTTCGCCGAGGGCCACTGGGCGACTGCCTTACGTCTGCTCAAGCGTTCGGCTCCGCAGGCCGAGTTGCCGTTGATCAATTATCTGGCCGCCGCCCGGGCTGCGCATGAAATGGAAGATTATGCCGAGTGCGACAGCCTGCTGCGCGAAGCCTACGAAAGCAATCCCAAGGCCGATGTGGCGATCGCGGTAACCCAGGCTCAACTGCAGATTGCCCGTGGTCAGTTGGAGCAGGCTCTGGCTACCCTGACCCGGCTGCGCAAGCAGCATCCCAAGCATCTTTATGCCCTGAAGCTGATGAGTCAGCTCTACCTGCGGCTTGAGGACTGGGACCGGCTTGAGCAGTTGTTGCCGGACCTGCGCCGGCACAAGGTGCTTAAGGCTACTGATCAGCAGGCACTGGAACATCAGGTTTACGTCGCCTTGCTGAGCCAGGCCGGTCAGCGTAGCCGTCAATTGGATGCCGGTCAGTCCAGTCCGCTCAGCCAGGTCTGGGAGAAGCTGTCCAGGGAGTTGCGTCAGGACCCGGCGCTGATTGAGGCCTATGCTCTGCAACTGCGTGCAATCGGGGCAGAGGCGCAAGCTGAGGAACTGCTGCGCGAGAGTCTGCGCCAGCATTATCACGACCGGCTGGTACACCTTTATGGTTTGATCCAGGGTAAAGATCCTGCACGGCAGTTGGCTGGGGCTGAGCGCTGGTTGGCCGAACACCCGCATAATCCGACCCTGTTGCTGGCGCTTGGCCGCCTGGCCCTGCGTAACAGCCTGTGGGGCAAGGCTCGAGAGTATCTGGAGGCCAGCTTTGCCAGTCGCAAGGATATTCAGACCTGCGCCGAGCTGGCGCGCATGCTGGAGCATATCGGTGAGCACCAGGCCAGTCAGCGTACGCTGCAGGAGGGCTTTGAGCTGATGCTGCACGATCTGCCGCAACTGCCTACGCCCAAGTCGCGTTCGGCCTAAAGTTGACGGTCCAGCTTGTCTCGGGCGGCGCGGCCGGCCTGGGTGTTGTTGAAGCAGACATGCAGGCTCAACTCACCCAGTAGTCGGGGGTGAAACTGTAACTGGTCTCGGGCCCGGCGCAGGCTTGGTAGCTGATTCTGCCAGTGCCGCATGACCTCACGATCGACCACTACCAAATCAACTCGCCGATACAGTAACTTGAGCAGGTTGATCTGGTCGTTGACCCCTTCTTCGACCTGTAGCAGGCCTGCCGCGACCTGCTGATCAAAGGCCGGGGTTTGGTGATAACCGCTGACCACGCCGATCCGGTAGGGGCTTAGATCCTCCAGCGTTTCCCAGTGCAGGGCCTGGTCACTATGGTAGGCCAGGCCCAGCGAGCTGGTACCCAGAGCCTTGGAGTACAGGCAGTCAGAATTCGGGGACAGGTATTCGGGATAGTAGCCCAGGTAGTGGGGGTCTTCGGTCGCCTGCTTTACCGCCCGGTTCCAGGGCAGGAAACGAACTGCCAGATCAAGGTCATAGTTGGCCAGCGCTTGGCGAATCCGGCTGGTGATGCTGCCTTGGCCAGGCAGAGACTCGGCGCTGTACGGTGGCCAGTTCAGGCTGGTCAGGTTCAACTGGTTGCCCTGGGCCAGAAGGCCAGGACTCAGGCCCAGCATCAGAAGCAGCAGAGGCAATGATCTGATCAGGCGCATGCGTTGTCAGTCTGTCCGTATAC is a genomic window of Halopseudomonas phragmitis containing:
- a CDS encoding heme biosynthesis HemY N-terminal domain-containing protein, with the translated sequence MSKSYLAVLAVLLVAALLGMAVAEDPGYLLIAWRNMSIETSIWVGVGFLLALWLLYGLLRALVRLLNASGRRINPWSRRNRQRRANEVATRGLLEFAEGHWATALRLLKRSAPQAELPLINYLAAARAAHEMEDYAECDSLLREAYESNPKADVAIAVTQAQLQIARGQLEQALATLTRLRKQHPKHLYALKLMSQLYLRLEDWDRLEQLLPDLRRHKVLKATDQQALEHQVYVALLSQAGQRSRQLDAGQSSPLSQVWEKLSRELRQDPALIEAYALQLRAIGAEAQAEELLRESLRQHYHDRLVHLYGLIQGKDPARQLAGAERWLAEHPHNPTLLLALGRLALRNSLWGKAREYLEASFASRKDIQTCAELARMLEHIGEHQASQRTLQEGFELMLHDLPQLPTPKSRSA